TTGAAGCTGTAAATGTTACAGATTCAAAATATGTTGGGGGGGAGCTTGAGGTTAATGGGTGATAATAAAGATTTAGTTATGGCACAGCTGGTTTCTTGTCTGGGTGTAAAGAATGTTGTCACGGCGGGGGAAAGCTTTCAGGTTAAACCTTCTTCAACGCGGGAGATAGTTGATGTAATCCGTGTTGCCACAAAAGAAAATTATCATGTCCAAGCCGACAATTATACGATTGGTCCCACATGCCCGCCGGTTTACGGGAGAAGTATCGTACTATCATTGGAAAGGATGGACAAGGTAATATTTAACCGGGACGCTCATACCCTATCGGTCCAGCCCGCAGTGAAAACGGGTACCATTATTGAATTTGTTAAAGATAATGGTTTTACCTTTACGGGGACCGCCTGTCTGCACCGGAAAAAAACCATTGGTGAAAATGTGGTTGCATGTTTTACCCAAGGTGAACCGGATTTCAAATGCTCCGACGCTTGTTTATGCGGTTTGGAAATGGTGCTTGGGGACGGAAGGGTTGTTACAGTCGGGGATATGTCCATAAAAGATTTTGACAACTATCAGCTTTACTATATTTTAGGCGGATACAGGGAAGAGAATGCTATTATCACTGCTGTATACCTTAAGCTTATTTCAGATAAAAAAGACCGGTTCT
This genomic interval from Desulfoscipio sp. XC116 contains the following:
- a CDS encoding FAD-binding protein; translated protein: MGDNKDLVMAQLVSCLGVKNVVTAGESFQVKPSSTREIVDVIRVATKENYHVQADNYTIGPTCPPVYGRSIVLSLERMDKVIFNRDAHTLSVQPAVKTGTIIEFVKDNGFTFTGTACLHRKKTIGENVVACFTQGEPDFKCSDACLCGLEMVLGDGRVVTVGDMSIKDFDNYQLYYILGGYREENAIITAVYLKLISDKKDRFWLVEQNKEINELLCRMENIIKNHHNDVDRAFIVKTGYGLELPDPLRELLSRTDINQTSSNQNYMMAEFNCPIQKLARDFGQLTDAISQSTSNSIVLDPYHIQLLLGFCNPLFSNVKVDCNPLYIPVQLTELDRINHHKSLAVTWTKGEGPMLLSL